Proteins encoded within one genomic window of Dyadobacter chenhuakuii:
- a CDS encoding SDR family oxidoreductase: MATSELTKLLVTGATGTIGKELCKILSAKGVPYKAMVRSVARAQNMDDLAGAELVTGDFNDSESLKSALTGVERAFLLTNSSEQAEQQQIRFVDIAQEAGVKHIVKLSQWAADAESPVRFLRYHAAVEAHIHKSGMLYTFLRPNLFMQGLLGFRDSIRFQGQFYGAIGDAKISIVDVRDIAAAAAAALTDPRHENQVYALTGPEALSHHELADTLSAVLGYSVTFIDLTSEMLEEMLLKVGFPTWQAEGLVEDYAHYKKGEASEVAPGIMDATGTAPRTFSDFAKDHAALFRP; this comes from the coding sequence ATGGCAACATCAGAATTAACAAAATTATTGGTAACCGGTGCAACGGGAACGATTGGAAAAGAATTATGCAAAATATTGTCAGCCAAAGGCGTACCCTACAAAGCCATGGTTCGTTCGGTCGCTCGTGCGCAGAACATGGACGATCTGGCCGGAGCCGAACTTGTAACCGGCGATTTCAATGATTCCGAATCATTAAAGTCAGCATTAACCGGAGTCGAACGGGCATTTTTGCTGACGAACTCATCGGAGCAGGCAGAACAGCAGCAGATTAGATTTGTTGACATAGCGCAAGAAGCTGGTGTTAAGCACATTGTTAAGCTGTCTCAATGGGCCGCAGACGCTGAGTCACCGGTGCGCTTTTTGCGTTACCATGCTGCGGTTGAAGCACATATCCACAAGTCAGGCATGCTATATACCTTCCTAAGACCCAACCTTTTCATGCAAGGACTGCTCGGTTTCCGGGATTCGATTCGTTTTCAGGGACAGTTTTACGGTGCCATTGGCGATGCTAAAATCAGCATTGTGGACGTACGTGACATAGCCGCCGCCGCAGCAGCAGCGCTCACCGATCCACGGCACGAAAATCAGGTTTATGCATTAACCGGTCCGGAAGCATTGTCGCACCACGAATTGGCGGATACGCTTTCTGCTGTCCTCGGCTACTCCGTTACATTTATAGACCTTACTTCTGAAATGCTTGAAGAAATGCTCTTGAAGGTCGGCTTCCCAACCTGGCAGGCTGAGGGACTTGTGGAAGACTATGCGCATTATAAGAAAGGCGAAGCTTCGGAAGTGGCTCCGGGCATTATGGATGCAACCGGAACAGCACCGCGCACATTTAGCGATTTTGCAAAAGATCACGCGGCGCTGTTCCGACCGTAG